In Halomarina salina, one DNA window encodes the following:
- a CDS encoding DNA replication complex subunit Gins51 translates to MNLDELQTAQSRERQTDSLQQLRESFYEDAGQFISQLREERKRASERADDPFDAPEVRRLTDDIKTAERTVEAIYERRIGKLVKQASLEAAGMAADASGLTREEQDVFETLVTTIENNRVHVLDEVIAGERQSTPTSSTPSTEIADEATSSGEETTVADDGSAPPTADASASESSGVDAADLMGSGGDAAAAHEEESSVQEVPPDATGRADDSGPAIPPDTPLETEEADVEAPEDDPTYGADPDPGGTAAASAGDATASEESRPVDRTTVRITRDVGEILGVDQRAYDLKSEDVVTLPTPNAEPLVDRDAAERLD, encoded by the coding sequence ATGAACCTCGACGAACTACAGACGGCCCAGAGCCGTGAACGACAGACCGACAGCCTCCAACAGCTACGGGAGTCGTTCTACGAGGACGCGGGCCAGTTCATCTCGCAGTTGCGCGAGGAGCGAAAGCGCGCCTCCGAACGGGCGGACGACCCGTTCGACGCGCCCGAGGTGCGACGCCTCACCGACGACATCAAGACCGCCGAGCGGACGGTCGAGGCCATCTACGAGCGCCGTATCGGGAAACTCGTCAAGCAGGCGAGCCTCGAAGCGGCGGGGATGGCCGCCGACGCGTCCGGACTGACGCGCGAGGAGCAGGACGTCTTCGAGACGCTGGTCACGACCATCGAGAACAACCGGGTGCACGTCCTCGACGAGGTCATCGCAGGCGAACGGCAGTCCACGCCGACCTCCTCTACCCCGTCGACCGAAATCGCCGACGAGGCGACGAGTAGTGGGGAGGAGACGACCGTCGCCGACGATGGGTCGGCACCGCCGACCGCCGACGCGTCGGCCAGCGAGTCGTCGGGCGTCGACGCCGCCGACCTGATGGGCAGTGGCGGTGACGCGGCGGCCGCCCACGAGGAAGAGTCGTCGGTTCAGGAGGTCCCGCCGGACGCGACGGGACGCGCCGACGACTCCGGCCCGGCCATTCCTCCGGATACGCCACTGGAGACCGAGGAAGCCGACGTGGAAGCGCCGGAGGACGACCCGACGTACGGTGCGGACCCGGACCCGGGAGGAACGGCGGCGGCGTCCGCCGGTGACGCCACGGCCTCGGAGGAGTCACGACCCGTCGACCGCACCACCGTGCGAATCACGCGCGACGTCGGCGAGATTCTGGGCGTCGACCAGCGCGCCTACGACCTCAAGAGCGAGGACGTGGTGACGCTGCCGACGCCGAACGCCGAACCGCTCGTCGACCGCGACGCCGCGGAACGACTCGACTGA
- a CDS encoding CDC48 family AAA ATPase, translating to MKLTVKPLKQKDAGRGLAAIDRAAMDDLDLENGDYILISGADGRAVARVWPGYPEDEDDGVIRIDGRLRQEAGVGIDDKVDVEKADVNPAKQVTVALPQNLRIRGNIGSHIRDKLSGQAVTKGQTVPFSLGLGPLSSMSGQRIPLKIAETDPDGTVVVTDSTEVHVSEKPAEQIASGASGSTTEGTPSVTYEDIGGLDGELEQVREMVELPMRHPELFRQLGIDPPKGVLLHGPPGTGKTLMAKAVANEIDAYFTDISGPEIMSKYYGESEEQLREVFEEAEENQPAIVFIDELDSIAPKRGETSGDVERRVVAQLLSLMDGLEERGQVTVIGATNRVDALDPALRRGGRFDREIEIGVPDTDGRLEIMQVHTRGMPLTDDVDLETYAENTHGFVGADLETLTKEAAMNALRRIRPELDLEQDEIDADVLESLTVTETDFREALKGITPSALREVFVEVPDVTWDRVGGLEGTKERLRETIQWPLDYPEVFEAMDMDAAKGVLLYGPPGTGKTLLAKAVANEANSNFISIKGPELLNKFVGESEKGVRDVFEKARSNAPTVVFFDEIDSIAGQRGRNMSDSGVGERVVSQLLTELDGLEELEDVVVVAATNRPDLIDSALLRPGRLDRHVHVPVPDEEARREIFNVHTERKPLADDVDLDKLARQTEGYVGADIEAVCREAALVASREFITSMDDESRENIEGSIGNVRITMDHFEDAMDEVRASVTEETRQQYDEIEERFNSGERPKDSEQVSRTFQ from the coding sequence ATGAAACTCACCGTCAAGCCGCTGAAGCAGAAGGACGCGGGTCGAGGACTCGCAGCCATCGACCGCGCGGCGATGGACGACCTCGACCTGGAGAACGGGGACTACATCCTCATCAGTGGGGCCGACGGGCGCGCCGTCGCGCGCGTCTGGCCGGGCTACCCCGAGGACGAGGACGACGGCGTCATCCGCATCGACGGCCGCCTCCGTCAGGAGGCGGGCGTCGGCATCGACGACAAGGTCGACGTCGAGAAGGCGGACGTCAACCCCGCCAAACAGGTGACGGTCGCGCTCCCGCAGAACCTCCGCATCCGCGGGAACATCGGGAGCCACATCCGCGACAAGTTGAGCGGCCAGGCCGTCACGAAGGGACAGACCGTCCCGTTCAGCCTCGGCCTCGGGCCGCTCTCCTCGATGAGCGGCCAGCGCATCCCGCTGAAGATAGCGGAGACCGACCCCGACGGGACCGTCGTCGTCACGGACTCGACGGAGGTCCACGTCAGCGAGAAGCCCGCCGAACAGATCGCCTCGGGTGCGAGCGGGTCGACGACCGAGGGGACCCCATCGGTCACCTACGAGGACATCGGCGGTCTCGACGGCGAACTCGAACAGGTGCGGGAGATGGTCGAACTGCCGATGCGCCACCCCGAACTGTTCCGCCAGCTCGGCATCGACCCGCCGAAGGGCGTCCTGCTCCACGGCCCGCCCGGGACCGGGAAGACGCTGATGGCGAAGGCCGTCGCCAACGAGATAGACGCGTACTTCACGGACATCTCCGGCCCGGAGATCATGTCGAAGTACTACGGCGAGAGCGAGGAGCAACTGCGCGAGGTGTTCGAGGAGGCAGAAGAGAACCAGCCGGCCATCGTCTTCATCGACGAACTCGACTCCATCGCCCCCAAGCGCGGGGAGACGAGCGGTGACGTGGAACGCCGCGTCGTCGCACAGCTCCTCAGCCTCATGGACGGCCTCGAAGAGCGCGGCCAGGTGACCGTCATCGGCGCGACGAACCGCGTCGACGCGCTCGACCCCGCTCTCCGCCGCGGCGGCCGGTTCGACCGCGAGATCGAGATCGGCGTCCCCGACACGGACGGCCGCCTGGAGATCATGCAGGTCCACACCCGCGGCATGCCGCTGACCGACGACGTGGACCTCGAGACGTACGCCGAGAACACCCACGGGTTCGTCGGCGCGGACCTCGAGACGCTGACGAAGGAGGCCGCGATGAACGCCCTCCGGCGCATCCGCCCCGAACTCGACCTCGAACAGGACGAGATCGACGCGGACGTACTGGAGTCGCTCACGGTGACGGAGACCGACTTCCGCGAGGCCCTGAAGGGCATCACTCCGAGCGCACTCCGCGAGGTGTTCGTCGAGGTGCCCGACGTGACCTGGGACCGCGTCGGCGGTCTGGAGGGCACCAAGGAGCGCCTCCGCGAGACCATCCAGTGGCCGCTGGACTACCCCGAGGTGTTCGAGGCGATGGACATGGACGCCGCGAAGGGCGTCCTGCTCTACGGCCCGCCGGGCACCGGGAAGACGCTGCTCGCGAAGGCCGTCGCCAACGAGGCCAACTCGAACTTCATCTCCATCAAGGGGCCCGAACTGCTCAACAAGTTCGTCGGGGAGTCCGAGAAGGGCGTCCGCGACGTGTTCGAGAAGGCCCGGTCGAACGCACCGACGGTGGTGTTCTTCGACGAGATCGACTCCATCGCGGGCCAGCGCGGTCGCAACATGAGCGACTCGGGCGTCGGCGAGCGCGTCGTCTCCCAGCTCCTGACGGAGCTCGACGGGCTCGAAGAGCTGGAGGACGTGGTGGTCGTCGCCGCGACGAACCGGCCCGACCTCATCGACTCGGCGCTCCTGCGCCCCGGTCGGCTGGACCGACACGTCCACGTGCCCGTCCCCGACGAGGAGGCCCGCCGCGAGATATTCAACGTCCACACCGAACGCAAGCCGCTGGCCGACGACGTCGACCTCGACAAACTGGCGCGCCAGACGGAGGGCTACGTCGGCGCGGACATCGAAGCAGTCTGCCGCGAGGCCGCCCTCGTCGCCAGCCGCGAGTTCATCACCTCGATGGACGACGAGAGCCGCGAGAACATCGAGGGCTCCATCGGCAACGTCCGCATCACGATGGACCACTTCGAGGACGCGATGGACGAGGTGCGCGCCTCGGTCACCGAGGAGACGCGCCAGCAGTACGACGAGATAGAAGAGCGGTTCAACTCGGGCGAGCGCCCCAAGGACAGCGAACAGGTCAGTCGCACGTTCCAGTAG
- a CDS encoding DUF7127 family protein gives MTNQLRFADGDGPLRRYDYSDRTVFAADLGAGVEADVDVVDGTVMVVQGDQQYEFDVPAGRSQAFIKNGVVTVEVSL, from the coding sequence ATGACCAACCAGCTACGTTTCGCAGACGGTGACGGACCGCTCCGCCGGTACGACTACAGCGACCGGACCGTGTTCGCCGCGGACCTCGGTGCTGGCGTCGAGGCGGACGTCGACGTCGTCGACGGCACCGTGATGGTCGTCCAGGGCGACCAGCAGTACGAGTTCGACGTCCCGGCGGGACGCTCGCAAGCGTTTATCAAAAACGGCGTCGTCACCGTCGAAGTGAGCCTATGA
- a CDS encoding alpha/beta fold hydrolase, which translates to MEQVDHDGRTTAYRQTSFGGGVPTLYVHGSGAGHSVWVHQYGQRGFDGPSVALDLSGHGESDDVDTAAGPETMAAYAADVVAVARETGARVLVGNSLGGAVALTVALDTDLELDGLVLTGTGAKLGVHEELQTMLAEEFDAAVETLHGPDMLFHDADDETRSASMASMETTGRAVTERDFLTCDAFDVRDRLDEVTVPTLALTGEHDRLTPVSFHEYLAEELPDCTLETVEDAAHLSMLERPDAWNDAVGPFLGER; encoded by the coding sequence ATGGAGCAGGTCGACCACGACGGGCGGACGACGGCGTACCGGCAGACCTCGTTCGGCGGGGGCGTTCCGACGCTCTACGTCCACGGGAGCGGCGCGGGCCACTCGGTGTGGGTCCACCAGTACGGGCAACGGGGCTTCGACGGCCCCTCCGTGGCGCTCGACCTGAGCGGGCACGGCGAGAGCGACGACGTCGACACGGCGGCCGGGCCGGAGACGATGGCCGCCTACGCGGCGGACGTGGTCGCCGTCGCCCGCGAGACGGGCGCGCGGGTGCTCGTCGGCAACTCGCTAGGGGGTGCGGTCGCACTGACGGTCGCCCTCGACACCGACCTGGAACTCGACGGTCTCGTCCTGACGGGCACCGGCGCGAAACTCGGGGTCCACGAGGAGCTACAGACGATGCTCGCCGAGGAGTTCGACGCGGCCGTCGAGACGCTCCACGGTCCCGACATGCTGTTCCACGACGCGGACGACGAGACCCGGTCGGCGTCGATGGCGTCGATGGAGACGACAGGCCGAGCGGTGACCGAGCGCGACTTCCTGACCTGCGACGCGTTCGACGTCCGCGACCGACTCGACGAGGTCACCGTCCCGACGCTCGCACTGACGGGCGAACACGACCGCCTCACCCCGGTCTCGTTCCACGAGTATCTGGCGGAAGAGCTTCCGGACTGCACGCTCGAAACCGTCGAAGACGCCGCTCACCTCTCGATGCTGGAGCGACCGGACGCCTGGAACGACGCCGTCGGACCGTTCCTCGGCGAGCGCTGA
- the panB gene encoding 3-methyl-2-oxobutanoate hydroxymethyltransferase, with amino-acid sequence MRAKDIREKAGVDPITMLTAYDAPSASVVDEAGIDMVLVGDSVGNTRLGHDSTLPVTLEETLSRTAAVSRVVDDALVVADMPFLTFGVDEAQSIENCGRMLKEADADAVKLECGEHTVDLTRRLTQLGIPVQAHLGLTPQGENVTGLFRQGTDAEAARHIVDLAERHEEAGAFSLVLEHIPANLGRVITERLDIPTIGIGAGADCDGQVLVVDEVIGLSEGAAPFSKAFGDVRGEMERAVEEYKHAVESGEFPAEEHSHVEPELDDVY; translated from the coding sequence ATGCGGGCAAAGGACATCCGCGAGAAGGCTGGCGTCGACCCCATCACGATGCTGACGGCGTACGACGCGCCCTCGGCGTCGGTCGTCGACGAAGCGGGTATCGACATGGTCCTCGTCGGCGACTCGGTGGGCAACACGCGCCTCGGCCACGACTCCACCCTCCCGGTCACGCTGGAGGAGACGCTGAGCAGGACCGCGGCCGTCAGCCGCGTCGTCGACGATGCGCTCGTCGTCGCCGACATGCCGTTCCTCACCTTCGGCGTCGACGAGGCACAGTCCATCGAGAACTGCGGCCGGATGCTGAAGGAGGCCGACGCCGACGCCGTCAAACTCGAATGTGGCGAACACACCGTCGACCTCACCCGACGCCTGACGCAACTCGGCATCCCCGTCCAGGCGCACCTCGGCCTGACGCCACAGGGCGAGAACGTGACGGGCCTGTTCCGGCAGGGGACCGACGCCGAGGCCGCTCGACACATCGTGGACCTCGCGGAGCGCCACGAGGAGGCGGGCGCGTTCTCGCTGGTGCTCGAACACATACCGGCGAACCTCGGTCGCGTCATCACCGAGCGACTCGACATCCCGACCATCGGCATCGGCGCGGGCGCGGACTGCGACGGCCAGGTACTCGTCGTCGACGAGGTCATCGGCCTCTCCGAGGGTGCAGCGCCCTTCTCGAAAGCGTTCGGCGACGTTCGCGGCGAGATGGAACGCGCCGTCGAGGAGTACAAGCACGCCGTCGAGTCCGGTGAGTTCCCGGCCGAGGAACACAGCCACGTCGAACCGGAACTCGACGACGTCTACTGA
- a CDS encoding DUF5822 domain-containing protein, which translates to MPHVERTDPDGVDYGWVMQTTFVVAIAVGAPLVAVASLFVPSLNTWPARAEFAIRVGAVLWVVIAVSVFLYARSRVE; encoded by the coding sequence GTGCCACACGTCGAGCGAACCGACCCCGACGGCGTCGACTACGGGTGGGTGATGCAGACGACGTTCGTCGTCGCCATCGCCGTCGGGGCCCCGCTCGTCGCCGTCGCCTCGCTGTTCGTCCCCTCGCTGAACACGTGGCCCGCTCGCGCCGAGTTCGCCATCCGCGTCGGGGCGGTCCTCTGGGTCGTCATCGCGGTGAGCGTGTTCCTCTACGCTCGCTCGCGCGTGGAGTGA